A DNA window from Amycolatopsis sp. DSM 110486 contains the following coding sequences:
- a CDS encoding alpha/beta fold hydrolase, giving the protein MRTRTRLTRIAAVTTALAAAAVVAAVPSSAEPQQADHHAPAKPKPTIVLVHGAFADTSSWNGEITRLEQRGYNVIAAATPLRGVASDGAYSKALVDSVDGPVVLAAHSYGGSVITDAALNDPKVQALVYIAAFLPDRGENALDITKKFPGSTLSASLRQVTLPDGETDLYVKQDLFPELFAADIPLPQARQMAAGQRPVTAAAVNEVSGAPAWKNIPTWDLIPTADNSIPLAAQEWMAERAHAHTVVVPGAAHDVYVSHPDKVTDIIVDAADATTE; this is encoded by the coding sequence ATGCGCACACGTACTCGCCTGACCCGGATCGCCGCCGTCACGACCGCGCTGGCCGCAGCCGCCGTGGTCGCCGCGGTGCCGTCGTCGGCGGAGCCACAGCAGGCCGACCACCACGCCCCGGCGAAGCCGAAGCCGACAATCGTGTTGGTGCACGGCGCGTTCGCCGACACGTCCAGCTGGAACGGTGAGATCACGCGGCTCGAGCAGCGCGGCTACAACGTGATCGCCGCCGCCACCCCACTGCGCGGCGTCGCGTCCGACGGCGCCTACAGCAAGGCCCTGGTCGACAGTGTCGACGGACCGGTCGTGCTGGCCGCACACTCCTACGGCGGCTCCGTGATCACCGACGCCGCGCTGAACGACCCCAAGGTGCAGGCGCTCGTCTACATCGCCGCATTCCTCCCCGACCGAGGGGAGAACGCGCTCGATATCACGAAGAAGTTCCCGGGCAGTACGCTCAGCGCGTCGCTGCGACAGGTCACTCTCCCCGACGGCGAGACCGACCTCTATGTGAAGCAGGACCTCTTCCCGGAACTCTTCGCTGCCGACATCCCGCTGCCCCAGGCCCGTCAGATGGCCGCCGGCCAGCGCCCGGTCACCGCGGCCGCCGTGAACGAGGTATCGGGCGCGCCCGCGTGGAAGAACATCCCGACCTGGGACCTGATCCCGACCGCTGACAACAGCATCCCGTTGGCCGCGCAGGAATGGATGGCCGAGCGCGCCCACGCGCACACCGTCGTCGTGCCGGGCGCCGCGCACGACGTGTACGTTTCGCATCCTGACAAGGTCACGGACATCATCGTGGACGCCGCGGACGCGACCACCGAGTGA
- a CDS encoding protease pro-enzyme activation domain-containing protein — MKYSRWFAVLAAVPLLGAGAVPASAAPPQISARAYLSGQNPQGMAALAKAVSDPAGPAYRHFLSAQQFWHDFGPTPAQTTEVQDELRAAGATVTGATSHYVAFTASPAQVEAWAKAAPDHVIAVVPVAGNGSPAQQANDAETDAPATACSHYYGEVVVKSLPEAYGRTEFPATSCGYLPSQLRKAYGVTHSGLTGKGVKIGVVGIGTDPQFENSLNADATAFGDKAFAPGQFAQRYPTGQSSVCDEPTWGIEREMDATIAHGMAPDADVVYSAANCAADKTDPQATMISLLDGLDRLVDDRAVDVVSTSWTTLDSNVSPAMIAAWDQTFQQSAIEGIGLYYSSGDKGDNSAGGTRAPQTEYPASDPWVTAVGGTTLEVDKNSDYLFETGWGTTETDSSGDGKTWSTSPPGSFNTGTGGGRSALFHQPPYQNGVVPAALSKGDRVVPDVAVDADFYAGLAVPDPLPGGLTNGGTSLASPLFAAIQADAQQAAGTPIGFANPLLYAHHGSALFHDVTDHPFGGTTVARVVSETDEHGNALPGTATLITDGHDGALTATPGYDDVTGLGSPALGYLAAFSTR, encoded by the coding sequence ATGAAGTACTCCAGGTGGTTTGCCGTCCTCGCTGCGGTTCCGCTTCTCGGGGCGGGAGCGGTCCCGGCGTCGGCGGCACCACCGCAGATCTCCGCACGAGCTTATCTTTCGGGACAGAATCCGCAGGGCATGGCCGCCCTGGCCAAGGCGGTGTCCGATCCGGCCGGCCCCGCGTACCGGCATTTCCTGTCGGCCCAGCAGTTCTGGCATGATTTCGGCCCGACCCCCGCTCAGACCACCGAAGTGCAGGACGAGTTGCGAGCGGCGGGTGCCACCGTGACCGGGGCGACCTCTCACTACGTCGCGTTCACCGCATCGCCCGCCCAGGTCGAAGCGTGGGCGAAAGCCGCGCCGGACCACGTGATCGCCGTGGTGCCCGTAGCGGGGAACGGCTCGCCCGCCCAGCAGGCGAATGACGCCGAAACGGACGCGCCGGCCACCGCCTGTTCCCACTACTACGGCGAGGTCGTCGTGAAGTCCCTGCCGGAGGCGTACGGACGAACCGAGTTCCCCGCAACCTCGTGCGGTTACCTGCCTTCACAGCTTCGCAAAGCATACGGTGTCACGCACTCCGGTCTGACCGGCAAGGGTGTCAAGATCGGTGTCGTGGGCATCGGCACGGACCCGCAGTTCGAGAATTCCCTCAACGCCGACGCGACCGCGTTCGGCGACAAAGCCTTTGCGCCCGGCCAGTTCGCCCAGCGCTACCCCACCGGCCAGTCCTCCGTCTGCGACGAGCCGACCTGGGGAATCGAGCGCGAGATGGACGCCACCATCGCGCACGGCATGGCTCCCGACGCCGACGTGGTCTATTCGGCCGCGAACTGCGCTGCCGACAAAACCGATCCCCAAGCCACCATGATCTCTCTGCTCGACGGTCTCGACCGGCTGGTCGACGATCGGGCCGTCGACGTGGTGTCGACGTCCTGGACCACCCTCGACTCGAACGTCTCGCCGGCGATGATCGCGGCGTGGGACCAGACGTTCCAGCAGTCCGCGATCGAGGGCATCGGCCTCTACTACAGCTCGGGAGACAAGGGCGACAACTCTGCCGGAGGAACCCGCGCCCCGCAGACCGAGTACCCCGCGTCGGATCCGTGGGTGACCGCCGTGGGCGGGACGACACTGGAAGTCGACAAGAACAGCGACTACTTGTTCGAAACCGGCTGGGGCACCACCGAAACCGACTCTTCGGGCGACGGGAAGACGTGGAGCACCTCACCTCCCGGCTCGTTCAACACCGGCACAGGAGGGGGCCGCAGCGCCCTGTTCCACCAGCCGCCGTATCAAAACGGGGTAGTTCCGGCGGCACTGTCCAAGGGGGACCGAGTCGTCCCGGACGTGGCCGTGGACGCCGACTTCTACGCCGGCCTCGCGGTACCCGATCCGTTGCCCGGCGGCCTCACCAACGGCGGAACAAGTCTTGCCAGTCCCTTGTTCGCCGCGATCCAAGCGGACGCGCAACAGGCGGCCGGCACCCCGATCGGATTCGCCAACCCGCTCCTCTACGCCCACCACGGCTCAGCGTTGTTCCATGACGTCACCGACCACCCGTTCGGCGGCACAACGGTCGCCCGCGTCGTCTCCGAGACCGACGAGCACGGCAACGCACTCCCCGGCACGGCAACCTTGATCACCGACGGCCACGACGGCGCCCTCACCGCGACGCCTGGCTACGACGACGTCACCGGGTTGGGCTCGCCTGCGCTCGGCTATCTCGCCGCCTTCTCGACCAGATGA
- a CDS encoding flotillin family protein, producing the protein MPSRSSPGRIPSPATRRTTMFGYRVPAPDEAMLISGGKSNGTGGAPFRVVTGHGAFVMPFFRKVRFLTLSMSEAEVSETCVTKQAIALNVRAVIAFKVGNDTESIVNAGQRFLSDQEQMSILTGRIFAGHLRSIVGSMTVEEIVTERQKLATEVLDGSAAEMAKIGLTIDSLQIQSIDDMKLGYIAAMAAPHNAAIQREAQIAQARADQAAAEAAQESQRRQAEYARQTSVVQAQYKAEIDRAQAEAAQAGPLAQATAQQEVIDARTLLAQREALLRQQQLVAEVVKPAEAQAEQVRIMARADAEATEVTAAAAASHNRVALDRLLIEQLPQIVKEAAAGLSGANVTVLNGADGIGQVAAGLVGQGLAILESVKKSVSDSGTQRPAVSENGPAERENNHTVTS; encoded by the coding sequence GTGCCGTCGAGGTCATCGCCTGGACGGATCCCTTCACCAGCAACTAGGAGAACGACGATGTTCGGTTATCGCGTGCCCGCGCCCGACGAGGCGATGCTCATTTCCGGCGGGAAGAGCAATGGCACAGGGGGAGCGCCGTTCCGGGTGGTCACCGGCCACGGCGCGTTCGTCATGCCGTTCTTCCGGAAAGTGCGGTTCCTGACGCTGAGCATGTCCGAAGCCGAGGTATCGGAAACCTGTGTGACGAAGCAGGCCATCGCGCTCAACGTCCGTGCGGTCATCGCGTTCAAGGTGGGCAATGACACCGAGAGCATCGTCAACGCCGGCCAGCGATTCCTGTCCGACCAGGAGCAGATGTCGATCCTGACCGGCCGGATCTTCGCCGGCCACCTGCGTTCGATCGTCGGCTCGATGACCGTCGAGGAAATCGTGACCGAGCGGCAGAAGCTCGCGACCGAAGTCCTCGACGGGTCGGCCGCGGAGATGGCGAAGATCGGCTTGACGATCGACTCGTTGCAGATCCAGTCGATCGACGACATGAAACTCGGCTACATCGCCGCGATGGCCGCACCGCACAACGCCGCCATCCAGCGCGAGGCCCAGATCGCGCAGGCCCGGGCCGACCAGGCCGCGGCCGAGGCAGCACAGGAATCGCAGCGGCGGCAGGCGGAGTACGCGCGGCAGACCTCGGTCGTGCAGGCGCAGTACAAGGCCGAAATCGACCGGGCCCAAGCCGAGGCAGCGCAGGCCGGGCCGCTGGCGCAGGCCACCGCCCAGCAGGAGGTGATCGACGCCAGGACCTTGCTGGCGCAACGGGAAGCGTTGTTGCGCCAGCAACAGCTGGTGGCAGAGGTCGTCAAGCCCGCCGAGGCGCAGGCCGAGCAGGTGCGGATCATGGCGCGGGCGGACGCCGAGGCGACAGAGGTCACGGCCGCGGCTGCAGCGTCCCACAACCGGGTCGCGCTCGATCGATTGCTCATCGAGCAACTGCCGCAGATCGTGAAAGAAGCAGCCGCGGGCCTCAGCGGCGCGAACGTCACCGTCCTCAATGGAGCCGACGGAATCGGTCAGGTCGCGGCCGGGCTCGTCGGTCAGGGGCTGGCGATCCTCGAATCCGTGAAGAAGAGTGTCTCCGACTCCGGCACGCAGCGGCCGGCGGTGTCGGAGAACGGACCTGCGGAGCGGGAGAACAACCACACCGTGACGAGCTGA
- a CDS encoding epoxide hydrolase family protein gives MATTVERRTDAIRPFSVAVPREALDDLRRRLAATRWPSAELVEDRSQGVQLAVLQAVCSYWASGYDVGRVETRLNALPQFLTEIDGVEIHFVHVLSRHDDALPLIMTHGWPGSVMELLDSIGPLTDPTSYGGLAQDAFHVVLPSLPGYGFSAEPAEVGWDLGRTARAWAELMHRLGYTRFVAQGGDVGAGVTDAMGRQAPEGLVGIHTNLLVPALNDPAALPSGTEQERAAQAAIKTFQTSGNGYFVEQSTRPQTIGYALLDSPAALAAWMLDHDTDAYDKIARGFVDGQPSGNLTPDHVLDNITAYWLTGTGASAARSYWEAYGPDAPAAQNQTPPPDVGVPVGFTTFPGEIWRTPRSWAEQAYSTLDYFHEAERGGHFAAWEEPELFAAELRAAFQPLRAATTARPSR, from the coding sequence GTGGCAACGACTGTCGAGCGGCGAACCGATGCCATCCGCCCGTTCTCGGTGGCCGTACCGCGCGAGGCCCTCGATGATCTGCGGCGTCGCCTCGCCGCGACCCGATGGCCGAGCGCGGAGCTCGTCGAGGACCGCTCGCAGGGTGTCCAGCTGGCCGTGTTGCAGGCGGTCTGCAGTTACTGGGCGAGCGGGTACGACGTCGGCCGGGTCGAGACGCGGCTGAACGCGCTGCCGCAGTTCCTCACCGAGATCGACGGTGTGGAGATCCACTTTGTGCACGTGCTGTCGCGGCACGACGACGCGCTGCCGTTGATCATGACGCACGGCTGGCCCGGCTCGGTCATGGAGCTGCTCGACTCGATCGGTCCGCTCACCGACCCGACCAGCTACGGCGGCCTGGCCCAGGACGCGTTTCACGTGGTGTTGCCGTCGCTGCCCGGCTACGGCTTCTCCGCCGAGCCGGCCGAGGTCGGCTGGGACCTCGGTCGCACCGCGCGCGCCTGGGCGGAGTTGATGCACCGCCTCGGCTACACCCGCTTCGTGGCGCAGGGTGGCGACGTCGGCGCCGGCGTCACCGACGCGATGGGCCGCCAGGCACCCGAAGGACTGGTGGGCATCCACACCAACCTGCTCGTGCCCGCGCTGAACGACCCCGCCGCCCTGCCTTCGGGAACCGAGCAGGAACGCGCGGCGCAGGCAGCGATCAAGACCTTCCAGACCAGCGGCAACGGCTACTTCGTCGAGCAGTCCACCCGGCCGCAGACGATCGGCTACGCGCTCCTGGACTCGCCCGCGGCCCTCGCGGCCTGGATGCTCGACCACGACACCGACGCCTACGACAAGATCGCCCGGGGCTTCGTCGACGGGCAGCCCTCCGGCAACCTGACCCCCGACCACGTCCTGGACAACATCACGGCGTACTGGCTGACCGGCACCGGAGCCTCGGCCGCCCGGTCGTACTGGGAGGCGTACGGGCCCGATGCACCCGCCGCGCAGAACCAGACGCCGCCACCCGACGTCGGCGTCCCGGTCGGGTTCACCACGTTCCCCGGCGAGATCTGGCGGACACCGCGCAGCTGGGCCGAGCAGGCGTATTCCACACTCGACTACTTCCACGAGGCGGAGCGCGGCGGCCACTTCGCCGCGTGGGAAGAACCCGAGCTGTTCGCGGCCGAGCTGCGGGCCGCCTTCCAACCGCTGCGAGCAGCCACGACTGCGCGGCCGAGTCGCTGA
- a CDS encoding ester cyclase, which yields MALQENKDIVGRWFTEFWGNPFNPGVIDELAAPDVRFEYSLHKPMRGRDEVREFATKFRTAFPDLNFWGTADLIAEGDYVVGQWEGGGTHTGPVVFDDLPIGSASAASGKTLRFTGTTVLKVQNGLIVEELGLDDGVKVLQQLGIIPRA from the coding sequence ATGGCACTGCAGGAAAACAAAGACATCGTCGGCCGATGGTTCACGGAATTCTGGGGAAACCCCTTCAACCCCGGCGTCATCGACGAACTCGCCGCTCCGGACGTCCGGTTCGAGTACTCGCTGCACAAACCCATGCGAGGGCGCGACGAGGTGCGTGAATTCGCAACCAAGTTCCGCACCGCGTTTCCGGACCTCAACTTCTGGGGCACCGCGGACCTCATCGCCGAGGGCGACTACGTCGTCGGCCAGTGGGAAGGCGGCGGCACGCACACCGGACCGGTCGTCTTCGACGACCTTCCCATCGGGTCCGCGTCGGCGGCGTCCGGCAAGACGCTTCGCTTCACCGGCACGACCGTCCTCAAAGTCCAGAACGGTCTCATCGTCGAGGAACTCGGGCTCGACGACGGCGTGAAGGTTCTCCAGCAGCTCGGGATCATTCCCCGCGCGTGA
- a CDS encoding DNA-3-methyladenine glycosylase I: MTQETSPADIDRGVVVGDDGLVRPAWAVADPLLRDYYDTEWGMPVTDEHGVYERISLEGFQAGLSWATILRKRPAFRAAFDGFVPDTVVGYTETDVERLMADAGIVRNRRKVEATIANARATLALREETGLADLVWSFRPADTPRPVRFEEIPTKSVESVALSKELRRRGFAFVGPTTMYALMEAIGIVDTHLLGSHRRGSSGIWPA, encoded by the coding sequence ATGACGCAGGAGACGAGCCCCGCCGACATTGACCGCGGCGTCGTCGTCGGGGACGACGGACTCGTCCGGCCCGCGTGGGCGGTCGCGGACCCGCTGCTTCGCGACTACTACGACACCGAGTGGGGCATGCCCGTCACCGACGAGCACGGCGTCTACGAGCGCATCAGCCTCGAAGGTTTCCAGGCGGGTCTGTCCTGGGCGACGATCCTCCGCAAACGCCCAGCCTTCCGCGCGGCGTTCGACGGCTTCGTCCCGGATACGGTCGTCGGTTACACCGAGACCGACGTCGAACGGTTGATGGCCGACGCCGGGATCGTGCGCAACCGGCGGAAGGTCGAGGCGACCATCGCCAATGCCCGTGCCACCCTCGCGCTGCGCGAGGAAACGGGCCTCGCCGACCTGGTGTGGTCGTTCCGGCCGGCGGACACTCCCCGCCCCGTACGGTTCGAGGAGATCCCCACGAAGTCCGTTGAATCGGTCGCCTTGTCGAAAGAGCTGCGTCGGCGCGGGTTCGCGTTCGTCGGACCGACCACGATGTACGCGCTCATGGAGGCGATCGGCATCGTCGACACCCATCTGCTCGGCTCGCACCGGCGGGGCAGCTCGGGAATCTGGCCCGCGTGA
- a CDS encoding 2OG-Fe(II) oxygenase produces MSAARRKTGDRWRDRVESGDWTAITAEVNEYGGALLPRLLAPEETEEIRKLYEQDDLFRSTVDMGRHRFGRGEYRYFHAPYPEPIERLKQALYPRLLPIARDWWTKLGRPAPWPDTLDEWLRMCHDAGQAKSTAILLRYAEKDWNALHRDLYGDLVFPLQVVINLNEPGVDHTGGEFLLLEQRPRAQSRGTATLLPHGHGYLFTTRDRPVESARGWSAAPVRHGVSAIRSGERHTLALVFHDAA; encoded by the coding sequence ATGAGCGCTGCACGGCGGAAGACCGGCGACCGCTGGCGTGACCGGGTCGAGTCGGGAGACTGGACGGCGATCACCGCCGAGGTCAACGAGTACGGCGGGGCACTGCTGCCCCGGCTGCTGGCCCCGGAGGAGACCGAGGAGATCAGAAAGCTGTACGAGCAGGACGACCTGTTCCGCAGCACTGTCGACATGGGCCGGCATCGCTTCGGCCGGGGCGAGTACCGGTACTTCCACGCGCCGTACCCGGAGCCGATCGAGCGGCTCAAGCAGGCGTTGTACCCGCGCCTGCTGCCTATCGCCCGCGACTGGTGGACCAAGCTGGGCCGGCCCGCGCCCTGGCCGGACACGCTCGACGAGTGGCTCCGGATGTGCCACGACGCCGGCCAGGCGAAGTCCACCGCGATCCTGCTCCGCTACGCCGAGAAGGACTGGAACGCCCTCCACCGCGACCTGTACGGCGACCTGGTGTTCCCGCTGCAGGTCGTGATCAACCTCAACGAGCCGGGCGTGGACCACACCGGTGGGGAATTCCTGCTGCTGGAACAGCGTCCTCGTGCCCAGTCGCGGGGCACGGCCACCCTGCTGCCGCACGGTCACGGCTATCTGTTCACCACCCGCGACCGGCCGGTCGAATCCGCTCGCGGCTGGTCGGCCGCACCGGTCCGGCACGGCGTGTCCGCCATCAGATCGGGCGAACGGCACACCCTCGCGCTCGTCTTCCACGACGCAGCATGA
- a CDS encoding methylated-DNA--[protein]-cysteine S-methyltransferase, with translation MNDIRNEDDMVALLSTPVDADLLDRLHRRLANEAELAGLLDVAYSTVDSPVGKLLLAATPAGVVRVAFASEDHDRVLEVLGQKVSSRILRAPKRLDPVAREIDEYFAKVRRAFDVPLDLSLSRGFRRLVQTHLPEIGYGQTRSYRDMAELVGNPKAVRAVGTACATNPLPIVVPCHRVLRSDGTLGGYIGGLEAKTALLKLEAA, from the coding sequence ATGAACGACATTCGCAACGAAGACGACATGGTCGCGCTGCTGTCGACGCCCGTGGACGCCGATCTTCTCGATCGGCTGCACCGTCGGTTGGCGAATGAGGCCGAGCTGGCCGGCCTGCTCGATGTCGCGTACTCCACCGTCGACTCGCCGGTGGGCAAGCTGCTGCTCGCCGCGACGCCGGCGGGTGTGGTCCGCGTGGCATTCGCCAGCGAGGACCACGACCGGGTGCTGGAAGTCCTCGGCCAGAAGGTGAGCTCGCGCATCCTGCGCGCTCCGAAACGGCTGGACCCGGTCGCACGCGAGATCGACGAGTATTTCGCCAAAGTCCGCCGGGCCTTCGACGTGCCCCTCGATCTGTCGCTGTCGCGCGGATTCCGGCGGCTCGTGCAGACGCATCTGCCCGAAATCGGTTACGGCCAGACCCGCAGTTACCGGGACATGGCCGAGCTCGTCGGCAACCCGAAGGCCGTCCGCGCGGTCGGCACCGCCTGCGCGACCAACCCGTTGCCGATCGTCGTCCCGTGTCACCGCGTGCTGCGTTCCGACGGCACGCTCGGCGGGTACATCGGCGGGCTCGAAGCCAAGACGGCACTGTTGAAGCTGGAGGCGGCATGA
- a CDS encoding RNA polymerase sigma factor — protein sequence MDMQLPFEQIVARHGATVVRVCRVVLGPHDAEDAWSETFLSAMRAYPDLPETANVEAWLVTIAHRKAIDLLRAAKRNPLPVGEVPEVPTTLGIPDLEDRDLWAAVGGLPVKQRQAVAYRYVGGLAYAEIAEILGGSVDAARRAAADGLKNLRKNRPGAITRGASS from the coding sequence ATGGACATGCAGCTGCCTTTCGAGCAAATAGTCGCGCGGCACGGCGCAACCGTGGTGCGGGTCTGCCGGGTCGTCCTCGGTCCGCACGATGCGGAGGACGCGTGGTCGGAGACCTTCCTTTCCGCCATGCGCGCCTATCCCGACCTGCCGGAGACGGCGAACGTCGAGGCGTGGCTCGTGACGATCGCGCACCGCAAGGCCATCGATCTGCTGCGTGCGGCGAAGCGGAATCCGCTGCCGGTCGGGGAGGTCCCGGAGGTGCCGACAACGCTGGGCATTCCTGATCTGGAGGATCGGGACCTCTGGGCCGCGGTGGGTGGTCTGCCGGTGAAACAGCGTCAAGCCGTGGCGTACCGCTACGTCGGGGGTCTGGCGTACGCCGAGATCGCGGAGATTCTCGGCGGTTCCGTCGACGCGGCGCGCAGAGCCGCTGCCGACGGGCTGAAGAACCTCAGAAAGAACCGTCCGGGCGCGATCACGAGAGGAGCATCGTCATGA
- a CDS encoding methylated-DNA--[protein]-cysteine S-methyltransferase, which yields MSIRHVVVETGLGPVTLVARGEAVTGLYFSRHVGRPSPEAFGPEAVVSADPLLGEAARQLREYLAGERWEFDLPFAAEGDAFQHAVWDIVKAIHCGETTTYGRIAEQLGGRDLARDVGKAVGANPLCVFVPCHRVVGSTGSLTGYAGGLRRKRALLEHEQSRVRVGRSS from the coding sequence ATGAGCATCCGACACGTCGTCGTCGAGACAGGGCTCGGACCGGTCACGCTGGTGGCCCGGGGTGAGGCTGTCACCGGCCTGTATTTCAGCCGTCATGTCGGCCGGCCTTCGCCGGAGGCGTTCGGCCCGGAGGCGGTTGTTTCGGCGGATCCGCTGCTGGGCGAGGCGGCCCGGCAGTTGCGGGAGTATCTGGCCGGCGAACGGTGGGAATTCGATCTTCCGTTCGCTGCCGAGGGCGATGCGTTCCAGCACGCTGTGTGGGACATCGTGAAGGCCATTCACTGCGGCGAGACGACCACCTACGGCCGGATCGCCGAGCAGCTGGGCGGCCGCGACCTCGCGCGAGACGTCGGGAAGGCCGTCGGCGCGAACCCGTTGTGTGTGTTCGTGCCGTGCCACCGCGTGGTCGGCTCCACCGGCTCGCTCACCGGGTACGCCGGCGGATTGCGGCGGAAGCGGGCGTTGCTGGAACACGAGCAGTCCCGGGTCCGTGTGGGACGCTCGTCGTGA
- a CDS encoding IS5 family transposase, whose amino-acid sequence MSRGAGSNYTDLLAEPPDHAIGRSRGGWSTKVHHLVDGNGRPLVALVGPGQAGDAPMFPHLMRHLRVARMGRGRARTRPDRVRGDKAYSSRAIRGHLRTRGITAVIPEPADQVGHRARRGSRGGRPPAFDPVDYQGRNVVERGFNLLKQWRGLATRFDKLAIVYRSAVVLHAVITWTKALSDMP is encoded by the coding sequence GTGTCACGGGGGGCTGGGTCGAATTACACGGATCTGCTCGCCGAGCCGCCTGATCACGCGATCGGCCGCTCCCGCGGAGGCTGGAGCACCAAAGTTCACCACCTCGTCGACGGCAACGGGCGGCCGCTGGTAGCTCTGGTCGGGCCCGGCCAAGCCGGGGACGCGCCGATGTTTCCGCACCTGATGCGACATCTGCGCGTCGCTCGAATGGGGCGTGGCCGGGCGCGCACCCGTCCCGACCGGGTCCGGGGCGACAAGGCCTACTCCTCGCGAGCGATCCGCGGGCACTTGCGCACCCGCGGCATCACCGCCGTGATCCCCGAACCTGCCGATCAGGTCGGGCACCGCGCACGGCGGGGTTCACGAGGCGGCCGCCCACCAGCGTTCGACCCGGTCGACTACCAAGGCCGCAACGTCGTCGAACGCGGCTTCAACCTGCTCAAACAATGGCGCGGCCTGGCCACCCGCTTCGACAAGTTGGCCATCGTCTACCGCTCCGCAGTAGTCCTCCATGCCGTGATCACCTGGACCAAGGCTTTGTCAGACATGCCCTAG
- a CDS encoding transposase, whose amino-acid sequence MLSVVSRFQLLSDEQWALIKDLLPARTGKRGRPFSDARAMVEGIVYRYRCGIAWRDVPEVFGSWQTIWTWHRRMAGDGTWDMVLQRLLTAADAAGQIDWAVSVDSTIARAHQHATNVRRVTGGWVELHGSARRAA is encoded by the coding sequence ATGCTGTCGGTCGTGTCGCGGTTTCAGTTGCTGTCAGACGAGCAGTGGGCGTTGATCAAAGACTTGTTGCCGGCGCGGACCGGTAAGCGGGGTCGTCCGTTTTCGGATGCGCGGGCGATGGTGGAGGGGATCGTCTACCGATATCGGTGTGGGATCGCGTGGCGGGACGTGCCCGAGGTGTTTGGTTCGTGGCAGACGATCTGGACCTGGCATCGCCGGATGGCGGGGGACGGCACGTGGGACATGGTGCTGCAGCGGCTGCTCACCGCCGCGGACGCGGCCGGGCAGATCGACTGGGCGGTGTCGGTGGATTCCACGATCGCGCGGGCGCATCAGCACGCCACCAACGTCAGGCGTGTCACGGGGGGCTGGGTCGAATTACACGGATCTGCTCGCCGAGCCGCCTGA
- a CDS encoding nitroreductase family deazaflavin-dependent oxidoreductase — protein MSTASTHPTSASSRLKDVFYKAATKMHAAVFMRSSGRVFGHAMGMPVVGLVTIGRKSGQRRITTLAAPIVDDDRVVLVASFGGDDRHPAWYHNLRANPDVQVTLRGTTRPMVARTAAGDERTTLWERIVSVYPGYERYQQRTARRIPVVILEPVDASGRPRAGSR, from the coding sequence ATGAGTACTGCGTCTACCCACCCGACGTCCGCGTCGTCGCGGCTGAAGGATGTGTTCTACAAAGCGGCGACGAAGATGCATGCTGCCGTGTTCATGAGGTCCAGCGGACGGGTGTTCGGCCACGCCATGGGCATGCCGGTGGTCGGATTGGTGACGATCGGCAGGAAGTCAGGGCAGCGGCGGATCACGACACTCGCCGCACCGATCGTCGACGACGACCGCGTCGTCCTGGTGGCCTCATTCGGAGGCGACGACCGGCACCCGGCCTGGTACCACAACCTTCGCGCCAACCCCGACGTCCAGGTCACACTGCGCGGCACGACGCGGCCGATGGTCGCGCGCACCGCCGCGGGAGACGAGAGGACGACGCTCTGGGAGAGGATCGTCTCGGTGTACCCCGGGTACGAACGGTACCAACAGCGCACCGCTCGCCGGATCCCCGTCGTCATCCTGGAACCGGTGGACGCGTCGGGCCGGCCTCGTGCCGGATCGCGGTGA